A stretch of the Perca flavescens isolate YP-PL-M2 chromosome 3, PFLA_1.0, whole genome shotgun sequence genome encodes the following:
- the gap43 gene encoding neuromodulin, translated as MLCCIRRTKPVEKNEEADQKIEQDGTTNKPEDKAHKAATKIQASFRGHITRKKMKDGEEEKEGDSPAAAEEATEGGEEAKKAEGEEAPAKEEEAAGEEAKKEEETSQAKSPVADKPANSPAAAAASPVGAATSPVAAAPAAAASPTATTAPSEPQKEEPKVEEKAEEKPKEVEAPAAAAKSPTTATAEEKKEEESEEKKEEPRQADVPAAVSPAAEAEKEEPNQTKEKQDDAEESKAGEATPADAAAEGTESKDD; from the exons ATGCTGTGCTGCATAAGAAGAACCAAACCG GTGGAGAAGAATGAGGAAGCGGACCAGAAGATTGAACAGGATGGCACCACCAACAAACCCGAGGACAAGGCCCACAAGGCTGCCACCAAAATACAGGCCAGCTTCCGTGGACACATAACTCGGAAAAAGATGAAAgacggagaggaagagaaggagggagacagTCCTGCTGCTGCAGAAGAGGCgacagagggaggagaggaggcaaagaaagcagagggagaggaggcaCCCGCAAAGGAGGAAGAAGCTGCAGGGGAGGAGGccaagaaggaggaggagacgagCCAAGCCAAAAGCCCAGTGGCAGACAAGCCAGCTAACTCtccagcagctgctgctgcctctCCAGTAGGTGCAGCGACATCTCCTGTAGctgcagcaccggcagctgctGCCTCTCCTACAGCCACCACAGCACCCTCTGAGCCCCAGAAAGAGGAGCCAAAGGTGGAGGAGAAAGCCGAGGAGAAGCCCAAAGAGGTGGAGGCCCCAGCGGCGGCAGCCAAGAGTCCTACCACAGCCACAGctgaggagaagaaggaggaggagagtgaagagaaaaaggaggagCCCAGACAAGCCGATGTGCCTGCTGCTGTCAGCCCGGCAGCTGAAGCAGAGAAGGAGGAGCCTaaccaaacaaaagaaaaacaag ATGATGCAGAGGAGTCTAAAGCAGGGGAGGCCACCCCGGCAGATGCAGCGGCGGAGGGCACCGAGTCCAAGGATGACTAA